The following proteins are encoded in a genomic region of Stutzerimonas stutzeri:
- a CDS encoding PAS domain-containing hybrid sensor histidine kinase/response regulator: MPKRSEQDEALAGLLGLGSHSARKSYYPELVARLEELEAERNRYKWLFEHAVHGIFQASLQEGIRAANPALARMLGYESPEEALWTLTDLSHHLFIGGDEELKQIRHILTTQRGLFGYETRLRRKDGSTLDVMMNLLLKPDEEGLVEGFVADITERKLAQLRLLQLNEQLEQRVADRTLELRKARDAAEAANHSKDKYLAAASHDLLQPLNAARLLISTLRERGLPTAEQTLVERAHQALEGAEDLLTDLLDISKLDQQAIKPDIDVYRLDEVLLPLVSEFQSVAEAKGLGFDCYLPAYALRSDFRLLTRILRNFLSNACRYTDQGRVLLGARRRGDSLRIEVWDTGQGIAADQMQAIFLEFNQLGVQRAAERAGVGLGLAIVDRIASMLGYHVQVRSQLGRGSVFSIDVPLADKPTQRPAEAPVAMPGPGDPLPGRRLLVIDNEVSILHSMAALLGQWGCDVLTAVDQDAAMAALDGSPPEVILADYHLDHGVTGWEVATAIRAYFGQPIPVVMITADRSDQCRKELQGLDVPVLNKPVKAGKMRSVLSHLLGSKPLHANGNSGSETAIRSQPAK, from the coding sequence ATGCCGAAGCGCTCTGAACAGGACGAAGCGCTGGCCGGGCTGCTCGGCCTGGGCAGCCATTCGGCGCGCAAGAGCTACTACCCCGAGCTAGTCGCTCGCCTCGAAGAGCTCGAGGCCGAACGCAACCGCTACAAGTGGCTGTTCGAGCATGCGGTGCATGGAATTTTCCAGGCCAGCCTGCAAGAGGGCATCCGGGCCGCCAACCCCGCCCTGGCGCGCATGCTCGGCTATGAGAGTCCGGAGGAAGCGCTCTGGACGCTGACCGATCTGTCCCATCATCTGTTCATCGGTGGCGACGAGGAGCTCAAGCAGATCCGCCACATCCTGACCACTCAGCGTGGACTGTTCGGCTATGAGACCCGGCTACGGCGAAAGGACGGCAGCACCCTGGACGTGATGATGAACCTGCTGCTCAAGCCTGACGAAGAGGGCCTGGTCGAGGGGTTCGTCGCCGACATCACCGAGCGCAAACTGGCGCAACTGCGCCTGTTGCAGCTCAACGAGCAACTGGAACAACGGGTCGCCGATCGCACCTTGGAGTTGCGCAAGGCGCGCGATGCGGCCGAAGCGGCCAACCACAGCAAGGACAAGTACCTGGCGGCCGCCAGCCATGATCTGCTGCAACCGCTCAATGCGGCGCGTCTGCTGATCTCGACGCTGCGCGAGCGGGGGCTGCCGACCGCCGAGCAGACACTCGTCGAGCGCGCCCATCAGGCGCTCGAAGGCGCCGAAGACCTGCTGACCGATCTGCTGGACATTTCCAAGCTGGACCAACAGGCGATCAAACCGGATATCGATGTCTATCGGCTCGATGAAGTGCTGTTGCCCCTGGTCTCCGAATTCCAATCGGTGGCCGAGGCGAAGGGGCTCGGCTTCGATTGCTACCTACCGGCGTACGCGTTGCGCAGCGATTTTCGTCTGCTGACCCGCATCTTGCGCAATTTTCTCAGCAACGCATGCCGATACACCGATCAGGGGCGCGTGCTGCTGGGCGCGCGCCGACGCGGCGACAGCCTGCGGATCGAAGTGTGGGACACGGGCCAGGGGATTGCCGCCGACCAGATGCAGGCGATCTTCCTCGAATTCAACCAGCTGGGCGTACAACGGGCGGCCGAGCGGGCGGGCGTCGGACTTGGCCTGGCCATTGTCGATCGCATCGCCTCGATGCTCGGCTACCACGTCCAGGTACGTTCACAGCTTGGGCGAGGCTCGGTTTTCAGCATCGACGTGCCGCTCGCCGATAAGCCGACACAGCGTCCGGCCGAGGCGCCGGTCGCCATGCCCGGGCCGGGCGATCCGCTACCCGGGCGGCGATTGCTGGTCATCGACAATGAAGTGAGCATTCTGCACAGCATGGCGGCGTTGCTCGGGCAGTGGGGTTGCGATGTACTGACCGCCGTCGATCAGGACGCGGCCATGGCCGCACTGGACGGTTCGCCGCCGGAGGTGATCCTGGCCGATTACCACCTTGACCACGGCGTGACAGGCTGGGAAGTGGCGACGGCGATACGGGCGTACTTCGGGCAACCGATACCCGTCGTCATGATTACTGCCGATCGCAGCGACCAGTGTCGCAAGGAACTGCAGGGGCTCGACGTACCGGTGCTGAACAAGCCAGTCAAAGCCGGAAAAATGCGCTCGGTGCTGAGTCATCTGCTCGGTAGCAAGCCGTTGCACGCCAACGGCAATAGCGGATCTGAAACGGCTATTCGATCGCAACCGGCGAAATAA
- the ercA gene encoding alcohol dehydrogenase-like regulatory protein ErcA: MSPNLSLQRKFVSPEIIFGAGCRHSVGNYAKNFGARKVLLVSDPGVLAAGWVGDVQASLSDLDIDYHLFTQVSANPRAEEVMLGAEVYRSEGCNVIVAVGGGSPMDCAKGIGIAVAHGRSIIEFEGVDTLRVPSPPLILIPTTAGTSADVSQFVIISNQEERMKFSIVSKGAVPDVSLIDPETTLSMDPFLSACTGIDALVHAIEAFVSTGHGPLTDPHALEAMRLINGHLVQMIANPADIQLREKIMLGSMQAGLAFSNAILGAVHAMSHSLGGYLDLPHGLCNAVLVEHVVAFNYDAAPDRFKVVAETLGIDCRGLNHRQIRERLVQHLAAIKQAIGFHETLGLHGVDLSDIPFLSQHAMQDPCILTNPRSSTQRDVEVVYAEAL, encoded by the coding sequence ATGAGCCCAAACCTTAGCCTGCAGCGTAAGTTCGTCTCGCCAGAGATCATATTCGGCGCAGGATGCCGCCACAGCGTCGGCAACTATGCGAAGAATTTCGGTGCACGCAAAGTGCTGCTGGTGTCGGACCCGGGCGTGCTAGCCGCCGGCTGGGTCGGTGATGTTCAGGCCAGCCTGAGCGATTTGGATATCGACTATCACCTGTTCACCCAGGTATCGGCCAACCCTCGCGCTGAAGAGGTGATGCTGGGCGCCGAGGTCTATCGCAGCGAAGGGTGCAACGTCATCGTGGCGGTCGGCGGCGGCAGCCCGATGGATTGCGCCAAGGGTATCGGCATCGCGGTGGCTCACGGGCGCAGCATCATCGAGTTCGAAGGCGTCGACACCTTGCGGGTGCCGAGCCCACCGTTGATCTTGATCCCGACCACCGCCGGTACCTCGGCGGACGTCTCGCAGTTCGTGATCATTTCCAACCAGGAAGAGCGCATGAAGTTCTCCATCGTCAGCAAGGGCGCCGTGCCCGACGTGTCGCTGATCGATCCGGAAACGACGCTCAGCATGGATCCGTTTCTTTCGGCCTGTACCGGTATCGATGCGTTGGTGCATGCGATCGAGGCGTTCGTCTCGACCGGCCACGGGCCTTTGACCGACCCCCATGCGCTCGAGGCGATGCGGCTGATCAACGGGCATCTTGTACAGATGATCGCCAATCCTGCCGACATCCAGCTACGCGAGAAAATCATGCTCGGCAGCATGCAGGCCGGTCTGGCGTTCTCCAACGCCATTCTCGGTGCGGTGCACGCGATGTCGCACAGCCTCGGTGGCTACCTGGATTTGCCCCATGGCTTGTGCAATGCCGTGCTGGTCGAGCACGTGGTGGCCTTCAACTACGATGCGGCGCCGGATCGTTTCAAGGTCGTTGCCGAAACCCTCGGGATCGACTGCCGCGGCCTGAATCATCGGCAGATCCGCGAGCGGCTCGTCCAGCATCTCGCTGCGATCAAGCAGGCCATCGGCTTCCACGAAACCCTGGGGCTGCATGGGGTCGATCTCTCGGATATCCCGTTCCTGTCGCAGCACGCGATGCAGGATCCCTGCATCCTGACCAACCCGCGCTCATCGACCCAGCGGGACGTCGAAGTCGTCTATGCCGAAGCGCTCTGA
- a CDS encoding alpha/beta hydrolase family protein codes for MTKTVTPFGFWPSDWSAENAASASRDFAEIRTGHDGLFWIEYDPTDARCTLWHWRDGQATCATPAGRSLRSRVYEYGGGAFCVTAQGVAFVDEADQQIYLQTFEDGRFAEPVALTDRPDCRYGDLQFDPLKSTLTAVEESHAAAPVVHRLVSFSTVDGTRRVLGEGADFYSSAVIDAQSRRMAWIQWQRPEQPWTSTSLWMAERGDDGAWLPPRCLAGAEGGESLQQPRFAADGTLYCLSDRAGWWQPWREEGGQLVPAFAAADGLPQSPYDHAPAPWQLGTVSYLPLGDSDLLLTRMIDGYGLLFECRGDGQARQLALEYDRCRQLAADDHHFYCVAGAANRVPAVLAIARRTGRVQIIAGGAEPLPAEQLSRPQPFSFATANDETAHAFFYPPSNANCRSLMGEKPPLVVFLHGGPTSACYPVFDPRIQYWTQRGFAVADLNYRGSSGFGRAYRQRLKHQWGVVDVEDAAALVRALNASGQIDPARTFIRGSSAGGFTALCALMSDAGFRGGASLYGVSDPLALRRVTHKFEADYLDWLIGDPVQQPDRFRQRAPLSNAEWIKVPVIFFQGGKDAVVLPAQTESMVAALERQGVAVEYRLYPQERHGFRQAANLADALEREYRFYQRLLG; via the coding sequence ATGACCAAGACCGTTACACCGTTCGGCTTCTGGCCCAGCGATTGGAGTGCCGAAAATGCAGCCTCGGCAAGCCGTGACTTCGCGGAGATCCGTACAGGCCACGACGGGCTGTTCTGGATCGAATACGACCCGACGGACGCACGCTGCACGCTGTGGCACTGGCGTGACGGCCAGGCCACGTGTGCGACGCCTGCCGGTCGCTCGCTGCGCAGCCGGGTGTACGAGTACGGCGGCGGTGCCTTCTGCGTAACGGCGCAAGGTGTCGCCTTCGTCGATGAAGCGGACCAGCAGATCTACCTGCAAACTTTCGAGGACGGCCGGTTCGCCGAACCTGTCGCGCTGACCGATCGACCTGACTGCCGCTACGGCGACTTGCAATTCGATCCGCTCAAATCGACCCTGACGGCGGTAGAAGAAAGCCACGCGGCAGCGCCTGTCGTGCACCGGCTGGTCAGCTTTTCGACGGTCGATGGCACGCGCAGGGTGCTCGGCGAAGGCGCCGACTTCTATTCGAGCGCAGTCATCGATGCCCAATCCCGGCGGATGGCGTGGATTCAGTGGCAACGACCCGAGCAGCCATGGACGTCGACCAGCCTGTGGATGGCTGAACGAGGCGACGATGGTGCGTGGCTGCCGCCACGCTGCCTGGCCGGCGCGGAGGGTGGCGAATCCCTGCAACAACCGCGGTTTGCCGCCGACGGCACGCTCTATTGCCTGAGTGACAGGGCCGGCTGGTGGCAACCCTGGCGCGAGGAGGGCGGCCAGCTGGTCCCGGCATTTGCTGCGGCAGACGGCCTGCCGCAATCTCCCTACGACCATGCACCGGCGCCTTGGCAGCTCGGAACTGTCAGCTACCTGCCTTTGGGCGACAGCGACCTGCTGCTGACCCGCATGATCGACGGCTATGGCCTGCTGTTCGAGTGCCGTGGCGACGGCCAGGCGCGGCAGTTGGCCCTCGAGTACGACCGTTGCCGGCAACTTGCCGCTGACGATCATCATTTTTACTGCGTCGCCGGCGCAGCCAATCGAGTGCCCGCTGTGCTGGCTATCGCGCGGCGTACGGGGCGAGTCCAGATCATCGCCGGTGGCGCTGAGCCGCTGCCGGCCGAGCAGCTGTCGAGGCCGCAGCCGTTCAGCTTCGCCACGGCCAATGACGAAACAGCTCACGCCTTCTTCTACCCCCCGAGCAACGCTAATTGCCGAAGCCTGATGGGGGAGAAGCCGCCGCTGGTTGTCTTCCTGCATGGCGGGCCGACGTCTGCCTGCTACCCGGTGTTCGACCCACGAATTCAGTACTGGACCCAGCGCGGCTTCGCCGTTGCCGACCTGAACTATCGGGGCAGCAGCGGCTTTGGCCGGGCCTATCGTCAGCGCTTGAAGCACCAGTGGGGTGTGGTCGACGTCGAGGATGCCGCGGCCTTGGTTCGGGCGCTGAACGCGAGCGGTCAGATCGATCCGGCCCGCACCTTCATTCGCGGATCCAGTGCCGGTGGCTTTACCGCCCTTTGCGCATTGATGTCAGATGCCGGGTTCAGGGGCGGCGCCAGCCTCTATGGCGTCAGCGATCCGCTTGCCCTGCGCCGAGTCACCCACAAATTCGAGGCGGATTACCTGGACTGGTTGATCGGTGATCCCGTCCAGCAGCCTGACCGCTTCCGCCAGCGCGCGCCGCTGAGCAATGCCGAGTGGATCAAGGTGCCGGTGATCTTCTTCCAGGGTGGCAAGGATGCGGTGGTATTGCCCGCGCAGACCGAATCCATGGTCGCGGCCCTGGAACGGCAAGGCGTCGCGGTGGAGTACCGTCTCTACCCGCAGGAGCGCCACGGCTTCCGACAAGCGGCCAACCTCGCCGATGCGCTTGAGCGCGAGTATCGTTTTTATCAACGCCTGCTCGGCTAG
- the pqqE gene encoding pyrroloquinoline quinone biosynthesis protein PqqE: MNGSGSSFAKPGFEAGPPLWLLAELTYRCPLQCPYCSNPLDFARSHDELTTAQWIEVFRQARELGAAQLGFSGGEPLVRQDLAELIKAARELGYYTNLITSGIGLTEEKIASFAEAGLDHIQISFQAADEEVNNLLAGSQKAFAQKLAMARAVKAHGYPMVLNFVTHRHNIDNIDRIIQLCLELEADFVELATCQFYGWAELNRAGLLPSKAQLVRAERITNEWRDKLAAENHPCKLIFVTPDYYEERPKGCMNGWGNLFLDITPDGTALPCHSARQLPISFPNVREQSIEQIWKHSMGFNKFRGFDWMPEPCQSCDEKEKDFGGCRCQAFMLTGDAGNADPVCSKSAHHGKILAARTEAEQSPRGLDELTFRNERASKLILKV, from the coding sequence TTGAACGGTTCTGGATCGAGCTTCGCTAAACCGGGTTTCGAAGCTGGCCCGCCGCTGTGGCTGCTGGCCGAGCTCACCTACCGCTGCCCGCTGCAGTGTCCGTATTGCTCCAACCCGCTGGACTTCGCCCGCAGCCATGATGAACTGACCACCGCGCAATGGATCGAGGTGTTCCGTCAGGCTCGTGAGCTGGGCGCGGCGCAGCTGGGGTTTTCCGGTGGCGAGCCCCTGGTTCGCCAGGACCTGGCCGAGCTGATCAAGGCCGCGCGTGAGCTGGGCTATTACACCAATCTCATCACTTCGGGCATCGGCCTGACCGAAGAAAAGATCGCCTCGTTCGCCGAGGCCGGGCTTGATCATATCCAGATCAGTTTCCAGGCCGCGGACGAGGAGGTGAACAACCTGCTCGCCGGTTCGCAGAAGGCCTTCGCGCAGAAGCTCGCCATGGCGCGAGCGGTGAAGGCGCACGGCTATCCGATGGTGCTCAACTTCGTGACCCACCGGCACAACATCGACAACATCGACCGCATCATCCAGCTCTGCCTGGAACTCGAGGCCGACTTCGTCGAGCTTGCCACCTGCCAGTTCTACGGCTGGGCTGAGCTCAATCGCGCCGGATTGCTGCCGAGCAAGGCGCAATTGGTGCGTGCCGAGCGGATCACCAATGAGTGGCGCGACAAGCTCGCTGCCGAGAATCATCCGTGCAAACTGATCTTCGTCACGCCCGACTACTACGAAGAGCGCCCCAAGGGCTGCATGAACGGCTGGGGCAACCTGTTCCTCGATATCACGCCGGACGGCACGGCGCTGCCTTGCCACAGTGCGCGCCAGCTACCGATCAGCTTTCCAAACGTACGCGAGCAGAGCATCGAGCAGATCTGGAAGCACTCGATGGGCTTCAACAAGTTTCGCGGTTTCGACTGGATGCCCGAGCCGTGCCAGTCATGTGACGAGAAGGAGAAAGACTTCGGCGGCTGCCGTTGCCAGGCCTTCATGCTGACGGGCGATGCGGGCAATGCGGACCCGGTGTGCAGCAAGTCGGCTCACCACGGCAAGATCCTCGCGGCACGTACCGAGGCCGAGCAGTCTCCGCGCGGACTGGACGAACTGACCTTCCGCAACGAGAGGGCGTCGAAACTGATCCTCAAGGTGTAA
- the pqqD gene encoding pyrroloquinoline quinone biosynthesis peptide chaperone PqqD, with the protein MSDIQLTQIPAFRRGFRYQWEPAQNCHVLLYPEGMIKLNESASAVLGEVDGTRTVGNIVADLQSRFPDAEGIEEDITAFLEVAVERFWIELR; encoded by the coding sequence ATGAGCGATATCCAACTGACGCAAATCCCAGCCTTTCGCCGCGGCTTTCGTTACCAATGGGAGCCGGCGCAAAACTGCCATGTCCTGCTTTACCCCGAGGGCATGATCAAGCTCAACGAGAGCGCGTCGGCGGTCCTTGGCGAAGTGGATGGCACGCGCACGGTCGGCAACATCGTCGCCGATCTGCAGAGCCGGTTTCCCGATGCCGAAGGAATCGAGGAAGACATCACTGCGTTCCTGGAGGTAGCCGTTGAACGGTTCTGGATCGAGCTTCGCTAA
- the pqqC gene encoding pyrroloquinoline-quinone synthase PqqC, translating into MTQPAMTPAEFEAALRAKGDYYHIHHPFHRAMYEGRSTRAQIQGWVANRFYYQVCIPVKDAAIMANCPDRETRREWVQRIIDHDGRPGEEGGIEAWLRLAESVGLDREQVLSQELVLPGVRFAVDAYVNFARRAVWQEAASSSLTELFAPTIHQSRLDAWPQHYPWIDASGYDYFRKRLKEARRDVEHGLRITLEHYTTRESQERMLNILQFKLDVLWSMLDAMSMAYELDRPPYHTVTNERVWHTGITF; encoded by the coding sequence ATGACTCAGCCAGCCATGACCCCCGCCGAGTTCGAAGCGGCGCTTCGCGCCAAGGGCGACTATTACCATATCCACCACCCGTTCCATCGAGCGATGTACGAAGGCCGCTCGACCCGAGCGCAGATCCAGGGCTGGGTCGCGAACCGCTTCTACTATCAGGTCTGCATCCCGGTGAAGGACGCGGCGATCATGGCCAACTGCCCGGATCGCGAGACGCGGCGCGAGTGGGTACAGCGCATCATCGACCACGACGGCAGGCCCGGCGAGGAGGGCGGCATCGAGGCCTGGCTGCGTCTGGCAGAGTCGGTGGGGCTCGACCGCGAGCAGGTTCTGTCGCAGGAGTTGGTGCTGCCGGGCGTGCGCTTTGCCGTGGATGCCTACGTCAATTTCGCGCGCCGTGCGGTCTGGCAGGAAGCGGCCAGCAGCTCGCTCACCGAACTGTTCGCACCGACCATCCATCAGTCCCGCCTGGACGCCTGGCCGCAGCACTACCCGTGGATCGATGCGTCCGGCTATGACTATTTCCGCAAGCGCCTGAAGGAAGCCCGCCGCGATGTCGAGCATGGGCTGCGCATTACCCTCGAGCATTACACGACCCGGGAAAGCCAGGAGCGCATGCTGAACATTCTTCAGTTCAAACTGGACGTGTTGTGGAGCATGCTCGATGCCATGAGCATGGCCTACGAACTGGACCGCCCGCCGTACCATACGGTTACGAACGAGCGCGTCTGGCACACGGGCATCACCTTCTGA
- the pqqB gene encoding pyrroloquinoline quinone biosynthesis protein PqqB has protein sequence MFIQILGSAAGGGFPQWNCNCANCAGLRAGTLRAQARTQSSIAISDNGEDWILCNASPDIRAQLESFPKLQPARAPRDTAIGAIILLDSQIDHTTGLLTLREGCPHEVWCTEMVHQDLTTGFPLFNMLEHWNGGLRWHPIALEGSFRIPTCPNLEITPIPLRSSAPPYSPHRNDPHPGDNIGLLIEDRNTGGKLFYAPGLGKVSPELLELMRGADCLLVDGTLWRDDEMLVREVGTKLGSEMGHLQQSGPGGMIEVLDGMPASRKILIHINNTNPILDEDSVERAELDRHGIEVSFDGMSIEL, from the coding sequence ATGTTCATCCAGATCCTCGGTTCGGCTGCTGGCGGCGGCTTTCCACAATGGAACTGCAACTGTGCCAACTGCGCCGGGCTGCGGGCCGGCACACTACGTGCCCAGGCGCGCACCCAGTCGTCGATCGCCATCAGCGACAACGGCGAGGACTGGATTCTGTGCAACGCCTCGCCGGATATCCGCGCGCAGCTCGAATCGTTTCCCAAGCTGCAACCGGCGCGGGCACCGCGTGACACCGCGATCGGCGCCATCATTCTGCTGGACAGCCAGATCGATCACACCACCGGGCTGCTGACCCTGCGAGAAGGCTGCCCGCATGAAGTCTGGTGTACCGAGATGGTCCATCAGGACCTCACCACCGGTTTCCCGCTGTTCAACATGCTCGAACACTGGAACGGCGGCCTGCGTTGGCACCCGATTGCACTGGAAGGCAGCTTCCGCATCCCGACCTGTCCGAACCTCGAGATCACGCCGATCCCGCTGCGCAGCTCGGCACCGCCGTATTCGCCGCACCGTAACGACCCGCATCCTGGGGACAACATCGGCCTGCTGATCGAGGACCGCAACACCGGCGGCAAGCTGTTCTACGCGCCCGGCCTCGGCAAGGTCAGCCCGGAATTGCTGGAGTTGATGCGCGGCGCCGATTGCCTGTTGGTCGACGGCACGCTCTGGCGCGACGACGAAATGTTGGTGCGTGAGGTCGGCACCAAGCTGGGCTCAGAGATGGGTCATCTGCAACAGAGCGGGCCTGGCGGCATGATCGAGGTGCTCGATGGCATGCCGGCCAGCCGCAAGATCCTCATCCACATCAACAACACCAATCCGATCCTCGATGAGGATTCGGTCGAGCGCGCCGAGCTCGACCGACATGGGATCGAGGTGTCGTTCGATGGCATGAGCATCGAGCTCTAA
- the pqqA gene encoding pyrroloquinoline quinone precursor peptide PqqA, with protein MWTKPAFTDLRIGFEVTMYFANR; from the coding sequence ATGTGGACCAAACCTGCTTTCACCGACCTGCGCATCGGTTTCGAAGTCACCATGTACTTCGCCAATCGCTGA
- a CDS encoding NADH:flavin oxidoreductase, producing MPQLFEPFSLKHLSLRNRTVLAPMTRVSAEPDGTANELMRDYYQAFAEGGFALLITEGTYTDTAYSQGYFNQPGLATEVQRDSWKPIVEAVHEAGASFVAQLMHGGAQTQGNIHHARHVAPSAVQPGGEQLSFYGGEGPYATPAEMTEEDIEQAIAGFVQAARHARDAGFDGVELHGANGYLLHEFMSAEFNQRTDRWGGDFKARLALPLAVIRAVREAVGGQFLVGMRLSQGMVTASRLKWDGGVEAARIRFATLAEAGLDYLHITEYDVGAPAFGEGPTLSAIAKATVSIPVIGNGGVSTREQAQTLLDDQELDLVAVGKAALANHDWPLRAQQGDQMSAFSYDMFSPMATLTNELAWRGTNDRPATRQR from the coding sequence ATGCCCCAGCTGTTCGAACCCTTCTCGCTCAAGCACCTGAGCTTGCGCAATCGCACCGTGCTGGCACCGATGACGCGCGTCAGCGCCGAACCGGACGGGACGGCCAATGAGCTGATGCGCGATTACTACCAGGCGTTCGCCGAAGGTGGTTTCGCGCTGCTGATCACCGAAGGAACCTACACCGATACGGCCTACAGCCAGGGCTATTTCAATCAGCCGGGGCTGGCGACCGAAGTCCAGCGTGACAGCTGGAAACCGATCGTCGAAGCCGTGCACGAGGCCGGTGCCTCATTCGTCGCGCAGCTCATGCACGGCGGCGCCCAGACCCAGGGCAACATTCACCACGCCCGCCACGTGGCACCTTCAGCGGTACAACCGGGTGGCGAACAGTTGAGCTTCTATGGCGGCGAAGGCCCGTACGCGACGCCCGCCGAGATGACCGAGGAGGATATCGAGCAAGCCATTGCAGGGTTCGTCCAGGCCGCCCGGCACGCACGGGATGCCGGCTTCGACGGTGTCGAGCTTCACGGCGCCAATGGCTATCTGCTGCACGAATTCATGAGCGCCGAGTTCAACCAGCGCACCGATCGCTGGGGCGGCGATTTCAAGGCTCGGCTGGCGTTGCCGCTGGCGGTGATCAGGGCGGTGCGCGAGGCAGTCGGTGGGCAGTTTCTCGTCGGGATGCGGCTGTCCCAAGGGATGGTCACGGCGAGCCGGCTGAAATGGGATGGCGGGGTAGAGGCAGCCAGGATCCGCTTCGCGACCCTTGCCGAAGCCGGACTGGACTACCTGCACATCACCGAATACGACGTCGGCGCGCCCGCGTTCGGTGAAGGCCCGACGTTGTCGGCCATTGCCAAGGCCACGGTGTCGATTCCGGTCATTGGTAACGGTGGCGTGAGCACCCGCGAGCAGGCGCAGACGCTGCTGGACGACCAGGAGCTGGATCTCGTTGCGGTTGGCAAGGCCGCGCTGGCCAATCACGACTGGCCGCTGCGCGCCCAGCAAGGCGACCAGATGTCGGCATTCAGTTACGACATGTTTTCCCCCATGGCCACGCTCACCAACGAGCTGGCCTGGCGAGGCACGAACGATCGCCCGGCCACGCGGCAACGATAG
- the exaC gene encoding acetaldehyde dehydrogenase ExaC yields the protein MIYAQPGTEGSVISFKPRYGNFIGGEFVPPVKGEYFVNTSPVNGEVIAEFPRSGAEDVEKALDAAHAAADAWGKTAVQDRALILLKIADRIEANLEKLAIAETWDNGKAVRETLNADVPLAADHFRYFAGCIRAQEGSAAEINEHTAAYHFHEPLGVVGQIIPWNFPLLMAAWKLAPALAAGNCVVLKPAEQTPLSIMVLAEIIADLLPAGVLNIVQGFGKEAGQALATNTRIAKIAFTGSTPVGSHIMRCAAENIIPSTVELGGKSPNIFFEDIMNAEPAFIEKAAEGLVLAFFNQGEVCTCPSRALIQESIFEPFMEVVMKKIKAIKRGNPLDTDTMVGAQASEQQFDKILSYMEIAQQEGAQILTGGAAEKLEGSLATGYYVQPTLIKGHNKMRVFQEEIFGPVVGVATFKDEAEALAIANDTEFGLGAGVWTRDINRAYRMGRGIKAGRVWTNCYHLYPAHAAFGGYKKSGVGRETHKMMLDHYQQTKNLLISYDINPLGFF from the coding sequence ATGATCTACGCCCAACCCGGTACGGAAGGCTCCGTCATTTCCTTCAAGCCACGCTATGGCAACTTCATCGGCGGTGAATTCGTCCCGCCGGTCAAGGGCGAGTACTTCGTCAACACCTCGCCGGTCAATGGTGAAGTCATCGCCGAATTCCCGCGTTCGGGCGCCGAAGATGTGGAGAAGGCGCTGGATGCCGCTCACGCCGCCGCTGATGCCTGGGGCAAGACTGCCGTCCAGGATCGCGCCCTGATCCTGCTGAAGATCGCCGACCGCATCGAAGCCAACCTGGAAAAGCTCGCCATTGCCGAGACCTGGGACAACGGCAAGGCCGTGCGTGAAACCCTGAACGCCGACGTGCCGCTGGCCGCCGACCACTTCCGTTACTTCGCCGGCTGCATCCGCGCCCAGGAAGGCAGCGCTGCCGAGATCAACGAGCACACCGCGGCCTATCACTTCCACGAGCCGCTGGGCGTGGTCGGGCAGATCATCCCGTGGAACTTCCCGCTGCTGATGGCTGCGTGGAAGCTGGCTCCGGCGCTGGCCGCCGGCAACTGCGTGGTGCTCAAGCCCGCCGAGCAGACCCCGCTGTCGATCATGGTCCTGGCTGAAATCATCGCTGACCTGCTGCCGGCCGGCGTGCTGAACATCGTCCAGGGCTTCGGCAAGGAAGCGGGGCAGGCACTCGCCACCAACACCCGTATCGCCAAGATTGCCTTCACCGGCTCGACTCCGGTCGGCTCGCACATCATGCGTTGCGCTGCCGAGAACATCATCCCGAGCACCGTGGAACTGGGCGGCAAGAGCCCGAACATCTTCTTCGAAGACATCATGAACGCCGAGCCGGCCTTCATCGAAAAAGCCGCCGAAGGTCTGGTGCTAGCGTTCTTCAACCAGGGCGAAGTCTGCACCTGCCCGTCGCGCGCACTGATTCAGGAATCGATCTTCGAGCCCTTCATGGAAGTGGTGATGAAGAAGATCAAGGCGATCAAGCGTGGCAACCCGCTGGATACCGACACCATGGTCGGCGCCCAGGCGTCCGAGCAACAGTTCGACAAGATCCTTTCCTACATGGAGATCGCCCAGCAGGAGGGTGCGCAGATCCTCACCGGCGGCGCCGCCGAGAAGCTCGAGGGCAGCCTGGCGACCGGTTACTACGTGCAGCCGACCCTGATCAAGGGCCACAACAAGATGCGCGTGTTCCAGGAAGAGATCTTCGGGCCGGTGGTCGGTGTTGCGACGTTCAAGGACGAGGCTGAAGCTCTGGCGATTGCCAACGACACCGAGTTCGGCCTGGGCGCTGGCGTCTGGACCCGCGACATCAACCGCGCCTATCGCATGGGCCGTGGCATCAAGGCCGGGCGCGTCTGGACCAACTGCTACCACCTGTACCCGGCGCATGCCGCGTTCGGTGGCTACAAGAAGTCCGGCGTCGGCCGTGAAACCCACAAGATGATGCTCGACCACTATCAGCAGACCAAGAACCTGCTGATCAGCTACGACATCAACCCGCTGGGCTTCTTCTAA